The DNA window AACGGCGCATTGTTGAGGACCGAGCCATCGATCAACGCGACCCGGTCGAGATTTCCAGCGCGCGCATGGGCGGGCAGCAGCTTGCGCAGATAGCGATCGCGCCGAGGCCAGTCTATTTCGCGCTCGGCCACAAGTTTGTCGAGTTCGGCAAGCTGGAAGGCAGGGAACGCACCGGGAAAACTGGCCGTGGCGCGGGCGGCGAGCACCAGTTCGGGCCGCGCTGCCAATTGCTCTCCGCCGAAAGCGCGGAAGCCCATGGTCAGACGATGTTCGCTCTCTGCAACCTGCGACGGACTGTGCAGGCGCAGGGTTTCGAGATGGCCCTTGAAATCCGTTGCGGTGACGATCGCATCGAGCGGATGGTTGGGCGGGAGCAGGCGAGGACCGCACGCCTTGTCTTTCATCGCCACCAGGGCGTTGTCTATCAGACGGCTGAAATGGATCCCCGAAAACGGCGGCTCGAACCAGCGCGAGCGGATAAGGCGCGACAGCTTGTTCCGCACCTCGTTACGCGTTTCGGGCGCTACGCTTTCGTTGATCGCGTTTCCGGGGCGATTGAGCAATGCGAGTATCAGCGGCGAGGCGAGCGATTTTGCATAGCGCGTCCACAGCTGTGCATCGGGATCGAGCAGACGATCGGTGTCAGCCTCGGCCAGCCACATTTCGGTCAGCGGTTCGAGCGAGCCGCCGTTGTGCAGCGCTTCGGCCAGAAAGAGCCCGTTGATACCGCCAGCGCTCGAGCCGGCGATGATATCGTTCAGCACCCGCAGCCGGATTCCCGAACGATCTTCGATGGTTTCCAGGAAGCGGCGGTAAACCCTTGCCGTGGCGGATAATTCCTGCGCTTTTTCTCCAGGATCGCGGTGGAAGTCGCAACTCGCTCGCGCGACGTGCCAGACTTCCTTGGTCACGCCATGCATATAGACCGCAAGGCTGATGCCGCCATAGCAGACAAGGGCGATCCTGAGTTCCTTCTGGCGCATTGTCACCGTGATGGCAGGGACCGTGGAGCGGGGCAACAGCGACGCTTGTGTTCCGCAAATGTTCTGGCTAACGAATGGTCATGGCAAAGCCCAAGAAACGTTATGTCTGCCAGGCCTGCGGAAGCGTCGCGTCGCGCTGGCAGGGGCAGTGCGGCGAGTGCAAGGAATGGAACTCGCTGGTCGAGGATGCCCCGGCGACGGTGTTTTCCCAAAAGCACGATCTGTCCTCCGGCGGGCGCCTCATCGCGCTCGAAGGGATGGAGGAGGTCGGCACCCCTCCCGAGCGTTTGACCACCGGCCTCGCCGAATTCGATCGCGCGCTGGGCGGCGGTCTGGTTGCAGGCAGCGCGATCCTGATGGGGGGCGATCCGGGGATCGGGAAGTCGACCCTGCTCCTGCAAGCGGCGGCCAATATCGCCAAAAGCGGCCCCAGGAACATGGGCGGCGCGGTGTATATTTCGGGCGAGGAAGCCGCGGCGCAGGTCCGCATGCGCGCCCGTAGGTTGGACGTGGCCGATGCGCCGGTGCGGTTGGCCAGCGCAACCAATGTGCGCGATATCCTCACCACGCTGGGGCAGGGCGCTCCGCCCGCATTGATCGTGATCGATTCGATCCAGACGATGTATTCCGACCAGATCGAAGGCGCGCCGGGTACGGTGAGCCAGGTGCGCGGGTGCGCGTTCGAGCTGATCCGCTTCGCCAAGGAATGCGGGAGTGCGCTGGTCCTGGTCGGTCACGTGACCAAGGACGGCAACATCGCCGGCCCGCGCGTGCTCGAACACATGGTCGATGTCGTGCTCGCGTTCGAGGGCGAGCGATCGCACCAGTACCGGATCCTGCGCGGGCTCAAGAACCGCTTCGGCCCGGTGGACGAGATCGGGGTGTTCGCGATGGGCGCCGAAGGACTGGCCGAGGTTGCGAACCCCTCGTCGCTGTTCCTTTCGGGTCGCGAAGACCCGGTGGCGGGAAGCGCCGTGTTCCCAGCCATCGAGGGGACACGCCCGGTGCTGGTAGAAATCCAGGCGCTGGTGGTGCGCCTGCAAAGCGGGGCGACACCGCGCCGAGCCGTGGTGGGTTGGGACAGCGGACGATTGGCAATGCTGCTCGCCGTGCTCGAATCTCGCTGCGGACTGAATTTCTCCTCGGCCGAAGTCTATCTCAATGTTGCCGGGGGCTATCGTCTTGCCGATCCGGCCGCCGATGTCGCGGTCTGTGCGGCGCTCGTGTCGGCGATGGCGGACAAGCCTCTGGCGGCACGTGCGACCTGGTTCGGCGAAGTTTCGCTGGCGGGCGAGGTGCGACCGGTCGCCCATTCGGCCATGCGGCTGCGCGAAGCGGCAAAGCTCGGCTTCGACAATTCCAACGGACCTCCGATCGACGAAGCCAAGAGTATCGAGGGAGTTAACCACCGCTCGATCGATCTCCTGCCCAAACTCGTTGACCGCATCATGGGTGGGGCCTAATTCCCCCAACAATGACGGGTTTCGATTTAGTTGTATTGCTGATCGTGGGGCTTGGCGCGATCACCGGGTTCATGCGTGGGTTCGTGGAGGAAGTCCTCGGGCTGTTCGCCTGGGTCTGCGCAATTCTTGCGATCCGTTTCCTGCACACTCCGCTGACGGCGGCGATCGCTCCCTATCTCGATTTCAATAATGGCGCACCGGTGCTGGCGTTCGCGATCCTGCTGCTGGTGCCCTATGCCGTGGTGAAAGTGATCGCGAACAATTTCGGCGAATCGATGCGGAACTCTCCGCTTGGCCCGTTCGACCGCTTGCTCGGCTTCGGGTTCGGGACGGTGAAGGGCGTGATCATCACCGTTTTCGCGTTCTCGGTCCTGGTGCTGGGGTACGATTCTGTGTGGGGCATCAGTGGACGCCCCGCCTGGATGACGCAGGCGCGGAGCTACACTTTCATCAATTCCGCCAGCCAGTCGCTGGTCGAAATAATTGCCGAGCGTCGTCAGGCGCTGGAGCGTGAGCGGGCAGAGGAATCGGCCGGGACCGAACCCGAAACCGCCAGCTGACATGGCGGGTGACACCGCGGGTACGGCGGAACTCTATACACCCGAGATGCTGCGCCTGGCGACCGAGCTCGCCGATTTCCCGCTTGCGGGGGAATGGCAGAACATGGGCGAAGCGCGATCGACCACCTGCGGCAGCACGCTGCGATTGGGATGCGATCTTGATCCCGATCGCCGGATCGCCGGGCTTGGCCTGCAGGTAAGCGCCTGCGCGATCGGACAGGCCGCTGCGGCGATCTTTGCACATCATGCCGTTGGCCGGAACGAGCGCGAGATTGTAGATTGCCTCGCCGGGCTCCACGCCTGGCTCGCTGGAGAGGGCAAACGGCCCGCCTGGCCCAGGCTCGACCTGCTCGACCGTGCCAGTAATTATCCTGGCCGTCATGGCGCCATCCTGTTGCCGTGGACGGCTGCCGCCAAGGCGCTTTCCCTCCCGGCGGAGCCGGAGTAGAACATCTCCCGATATCAATTCGCTAGGGGGAGAGCGATGGGGGATACGTTGCACGGGCAAGAGCCCACGGCGAAGGAATTGCGGCTCGTCATCGCCGCCAGTTCGGCCGGCACGGTGTTCGAGTGGTACGATTTCTTCATCTACGGAACGCTCGCCTACATCCTGAAGGATGCGTTCTACGACGTCGATAACGATACGCTTGGGCTGCTTCTCGTCTGGTCGACCTTTGCGGTCGGTTTCGCATTCCGCCCGATCGGCGCCATCCTTTTCGGGTTTCTCGGCGACAGGCTGGGGCGCAAATACACCTTCCTCGTCACCGTCACGCTGATGGGGATCGCCACAGCCGGAGTCGGGATGATCCCGACGGTCGGTTACGTCGAAGGTACCTATGGGAGCGCCTGGATCGTGGCGGTACCGATCCTCGTCATCCTGTTGAGGATTATGCAGGGTCTCGCTCTCGGCGGCGAATATGGCGGCGCAGCGATCTATGTCGCCGAACATGCCCCGCCCGAAAAACGCGGGTTCTATACCGGGTTCATCCAGGCGAGCGTGGTGGGCGGCTTCGTCCTGTCCATCGCCGTGATCCTGCTTTGCCGGGCCATTCTGCCCGAAGAACAGTTCACGGCCGAAGGCTGGGGGTGGCGCGTACCCTTCCTGCTATCGATCATCCTGCTGGCAGTGTCGCTCTGGATGCGGCTCAAACTGTCGGAGAGCCCCGTATTCCAGGCGATGCGCGAAGCTGGCGAGACGGCGGGGAATCCCTTCGTCGAGAGCTTCACCTATCCCGGCAACAAGAAGCGCATCCTGGTCGCATTTGGCGTCACCGGGGTGCTGACCACCATCTGGTACACCGCCTTTTTCTCCGGCCTTGGCTTTCTGCGCGGTCCGATGCGGCTCGACGAGACGCTGGTCGAATGGCTGCTCCTGCTGGCCGGGCTGATTGCGATGAGTTTCTACGTCATCGTTGGCAAATGGTCGGATCGGGGGGGCCGCAAGAAACCGATCGTGATCGGTGCGGTGGCAGCTCTGGCGCTGTTGTTTCCGATTTTTTGGGGATTGGGCGCGCTCGCCAATCCGGGCCTTGCGCGCACGGCAGCGGATGTCCCGGTGGTCGTCTCCGGTCCGGAGTGTCGCACCGATCCCTTTGCCGACCTGTTCGATCGCGCGCAGAGCGATTGCGGAAAGGTGCTCGAAACGCTGATCGCCAACGGGGTCGCGTATTCCGTCGTCCAGGCAGATGATCTGGTCGTAACCGCCGCCGATACGACTATCACGCTCGACGACACATGGTTCGCCGCGAACGAGGGAGCATCCTCCGCCCGCGCAGCAGGATTGCAGGCGGCGCTGACGGAGCGTGGGTTCGATTTCTCGCGCCAGGTTCCGC is part of the Alteriqipengyuania halimionae genome and encodes:
- a CDS encoding MFS transporter, whose translation is MGDTLHGQEPTAKELRLVIAASSAGTVFEWYDFFIYGTLAYILKDAFYDVDNDTLGLLLVWSTFAVGFAFRPIGAILFGFLGDRLGRKYTFLVTVTLMGIATAGVGMIPTVGYVEGTYGSAWIVAVPILVILLRIMQGLALGGEYGGAAIYVAEHAPPEKRGFYTGFIQASVVGGFVLSIAVILLCRAILPEEQFTAEGWGWRVPFLLSIILLAVSLWMRLKLSESPVFQAMREAGETAGNPFVESFTYPGNKKRILVAFGVTGVLTTIWYTAFFSGLGFLRGPMRLDETLVEWLLLLAGLIAMSFYVIVGKWSDRGGRKKPIVIGAVAALALLFPIFWGLGALANPGLARTAADVPVVVSGPECRTDPFADLFDRAQSDCGKVLETLIANGVAYSVVQADDLVVTAADTTITLDDTWFAANEGASSARAAGLQAALTERGFDFSRQVPPLPNLVGILFLLLGLGVLSALTYGSVAALLTEMFPAKIRYSSMSIPYHFGAGYLGGFLPLIAGIIVARTGNVYAGLWYTIAVVAVGLVIVLWGVKSGPPRDFDDSGTPPPVSPAAP
- a CDS encoding CvpA family protein, translating into MTGFDLVVLLIVGLGAITGFMRGFVEEVLGLFAWVCAILAIRFLHTPLTAAIAPYLDFNNGAPVLAFAILLLVPYAVVKVIANNFGESMRNSPLGPFDRLLGFGFGTVKGVIITVFAFSVLVLGYDSVWGISGRPAWMTQARSYTFINSASQSLVEIIAERRQALERERAEESAGTEPETAS
- the radA gene encoding DNA repair protein RadA; its protein translation is MAKPKKRYVCQACGSVASRWQGQCGECKEWNSLVEDAPATVFSQKHDLSSGGRLIALEGMEEVGTPPERLTTGLAEFDRALGGGLVAGSAILMGGDPGIGKSTLLLQAAANIAKSGPRNMGGAVYISGEEAAAQVRMRARRLDVADAPVRLASATNVRDILTTLGQGAPPALIVIDSIQTMYSDQIEGAPGTVSQVRGCAFELIRFAKECGSALVLVGHVTKDGNIAGPRVLEHMVDVVLAFEGERSHQYRILRGLKNRFGPVDEIGVFAMGAEGLAEVANPSSLFLSGREDPVAGSAVFPAIEGTRPVLVEIQALVVRLQSGATPRRAVVGWDSGRLAMLLAVLESRCGLNFSSAEVYLNVAGGYRLADPAADVAVCAALVSAMADKPLAARATWFGEVSLAGEVRPVAHSAMRLREAAKLGFDNSNGPPIDEAKSIEGVNHRSIDLLPKLVDRIMGGA
- a CDS encoding iron-sulfur cluster assembly scaffold protein, which encodes MAGDTAGTAELYTPEMLRLATELADFPLAGEWQNMGEARSTTCGSTLRLGCDLDPDRRIAGLGLQVSACAIGQAAAAIFAHHAVGRNEREIVDCLAGLHAWLAGEGKRPAWPRLDLLDRASNYPGRHGAILLPWTAAAKALSLPAEPE